The genomic interval CTTTGGTGatctttttatgttaaaaaaaaaaattaatggctCCCGTAAACAAAAGATTCTGCTACTGCCATGCAAAATATGATcccaaaaccaaaaattaattaaacagagcataaaaatatatcaggGAAAGTGAGtcataaataaacaaatgccccaaaaaaaaagaaaaaactgaCCTGAGCTTTCATGGATGGCGCAATAACATCATAAGCTGAGGAACGAGGCAAAAACTCAAAGGGATTAGCTGAGtgataaagaaaaagacatgAAACTGCAGCTACAacaaataaagtaataattacAGTCCTCTGATTTATCAACGGAGCCTTGCTATCTTCTCCACTAGGATTTGCAGCTATTGATTTtgacattcttttttttttcttttttatggcCTACCTATTTTTCTCTTGAATTTCCACCACTCGTTACCACTTCAATTTCTCTTTGGCCTCTTCGGTATCATACATACGTGTATAATATATACAACAAAGTGaatattctaattaaattgaagtATTTTTCCGTCAGATGCTTGaagaaattacagaaattatcaGGGTCTACAATAATACTTTGTAGACcctgataattttttaagggcAGATGAGAAAGCAACGGCTTGGAAAATGATTTGaggaaaaagaattgaaaaagaaaaatggaaattgAAGCGTTTCGAATTGACTTTTAGGATGATTTgggataataattattaatataaaggATAATAAGCAAGTTGCAGAGAAAAGTGAAATTGGTATAGAatttgaatataataaaaagtttaatgacaaaaataaactGTAAGGGTAGAAAATATAGGCCCTGAAAACTCGTTCGGCCCTGAGAGTTTTTCTGCAGTCTCCATTTTGTCTGAACAAGTCAACAAATTTCAACTAGGGAAGGGAACAATCAGTTGTTTTAATGAATTAGACTACTTAATTCCCTTCCTTACGTCCTGGCGGTTGGGCACTTTTAATTAGaatcaatcaaaattcaaaagctgCTTGATTAAAAAACTAGCAAGGAAATTATAAAGAGATAATAACATTTAATTGGAATCAATCAAAGTAAACTATCCTGCTTGATTAAAGGATTAGCAATTAAGTAAACTATGTAGAGATAATAACATTTGGGTCTCTGATTTTTAATACAATAACAAATAAGAAGATAATTTCCAAACTGCTTCGTCTTGGGGAGTCAATTTTCAATTGCCAATTCGGTTTGGATTGATTCCGTGTAAGTGTTTAAGAAAGTAACTAAAGAGAAATgacatttaaagaaaaaaggaattcTAACCGATTAGGTTCGGTTTAATTTAGTTCTCTAAAATGATTTGGGTCGAGATGATATCATTTTAGAATATTTCCAACattatttaagtaataatttattaatatggAGTCATTTAACTGTTATACCTcagaaaactttgaaataaataagttcTTGATTAAACTGATTGCAGAGTTAGAATGATCAAATCATATATCTAATACTTGGAGTTTCAATGGAATATGACAATAAGAACCGTCgtaaaaacttttaaactaaATCATTGTAATTGGAAAAACGGTAGGGATCCATATGTTAATACTccattaaataatattgtataaaGTAGATAAATCACTGTACAAGGACATCTCAGACTATTCAACTAacaagatttttaataaaatgtagCCGCCAACGTCTCTAATATCACCACTCTCTCATTTTAGATTAGAATTCTctctcttaaattttaaaagacattgtattctatatttttttaataataatatttagataggaattagattatttattttttatttattaactaccaatcattatattaatatttattccGCAGAAGTTTAGATCATCAgaaaattttagtttgttaAGAATTATGATCCTCTTAAACCTTTAAACATATAATGTCATGTTGTCAAGTATGTAGATAAAACTAaactacttttttatttatttattagccATCAATTACCAGCATGAATATGTACTCATAAAAGATTTAGATTTAGATCTTGACTGAATTAAAAGTTAGACACTAAATAgaattatttgtatattgtACTATTGTAGATTGGAGGCTAAAGATTCTTTTATGGGTTTTGCCATTTCCATACCATACGAATACCAATATACacgttttaaaatataaatttagctATGTTTTGTATGTATAAAGAAATTATACGAATAGTTTATGGGTCCAGCTACTATACCCCTGAGGTTTGGTACCCCcattcttttgtctttttcaaatcCACGGTTGGATTTAACTTGAGAGTTGTATAATGGTTAGATGTTATTATTGGGtcattaacattaaaaacCCTTGTTGTTCatgcaaaataagaaaaatcaaaagttttataattatgacaTATAAgtccacaatattttaattttttttactctaTTGAACTAGGTTTTCAATTAAATGACTTAttcttacatttattaatatctatttaaattaataaatttacttattaattaatatattaactaatttattacATAGTTAAactatgtaaattatttactaaCCATAATTgctgataaatataaatatgattttttttaatttaacacgGCAACCAATTTCCTTTCACCCATGTGAGCAAGGTTCAAACcccatatctttttttttttttttctcaaacaagAGATTTTATATGTAAAGTAGATGGAAtacacaaaatatgaaaataaatttaatttcatattctaTATAGGTaatgttttgttatttttttataacataatatttaattaacatactaaattatttaattatgtagtaaaaatattttaatttactaataataataaagtgttagtttatgaatttgtaaaatcatttttgtttgtttgagcaatgagttttgtatttttggttgaatttttgttctaaaataaaaggagtaaatttaattgtacacttaaataaatttaattgagtttttgtCCTGAAAATCGTGGCTTCCAGAAGCATTAATGCAACTGAAAATTTGTAGGTGCGGACTAATatgtgaaaatttaaaagttttttgttttttgtttttagaataaattacaTAACTCTATTATAATTGACcttaagaaaaagacaaaaaggagTACCAAACCCCTGTTGCAAAGTAGTTTTGCCCATAGTTTATAAGCATAATTATTACTCTttctaggaaaaaaaaaatgtccaaAACTTGCTATAAGTGGATATAAAAGACTAAACCAATTCctcaacccaaaaaaatttgtgaacCTAAAAATTTAGAGCACTTTAGCCATTATTAGGCTTCATTACCTTATTTATCCAGGCCTTTCAcatggaaaataaatttaactataAATTTGTTTGCGTGTCGTGTAATCAATGTGCCAAAATCCTTTGCCCATAAAAACCTAAATAAAAGCCGAAAATACAATATATGGTAGCTCATAGACCGTTTTAACAATTTCATTAATGTTATGTTGGACAAAATTTCGTCTCAGTTGGGTAAGAAGTGGTCCGGTATATCCTAAATTATCAAAACCaatctaataaatatttgatgctTGTTTGACTTATAACCACTAAATTACATTCATAAATTTTGCCTATGAAGTTGTGGGCTGCCCAATTCTTTTACCCTAAGAAAGATAAGACTTCAAAGTTAGTGCACATGGCTGCTTTCAACTTGTCAAatcttttctaaaaaaaaatcaatttttcctTGAGTCCACGAGCTCAATTAGTTGGTTGAGAGATTTACTATTGAAATATAGATCACTTTTCTctgattattttcataatattcaattttttttttatagaaaaaatgAGGGATGAATGGATCacttcttaatattttattttggaaataaaaaatatatttttattataagaaaaatgtttgaaaaataataaaaaaagtatgagaaaaattcttatcattaattgtttattcacactaaaacatatatttctcatttttagtacttaaaatttttatcctaattttcatttatttaattgataataaatatggataaaagtacatttgaaatgaaggtaatactataaaattattttgctagAGGGGCTTATTGgttattataaaacaataaagaaataagTGGTAtacattaatttcaataagaaTGAAGCTGATCATCTCCCCTTATTTgtttcaatcaataaaatataagagtAGGTTAAATTGGTAAGTTTTTCTATAATTGTAGAAAAATGCGTAGcccattcttttttttttttggggggggggggggagaggAGGAGGGTACGCAGCCCATTCAATATCAAAGAAAATTGTTTAGTTTGAGAAAAATTGTGGTAGAATGGATTGtaaccataaaaattaaaaaaagggttTTGAGATGGAAACTCACTCACATCAACATTGGGATATGTTGGATTTGcattcatttaaaatataacagaTGGTAAATGACATAAAGCATTACAGTTTTCAGGACTGTCTGTGTATGTATAATTGTTCCGCAGGTCAGCAATTTCATCCAACTAAATGGTAAGcaactataatataattttacaatttcctATGATCATATTATTGATATTGTGGATTAACCAGACAGTAGCTAAGAATTTAATCGTGGATGATCAATtcagatttaaaaatttttaacaaaaatattggtataattgtataaatatcttaaactttacattactttttattagtaaacacatttatattaattgtCTTTAAACTTAAAGTTCTTTCTGTCGCGGTCttctaatttaataataagaaataagggtttttttttttttatggataagtTTTTCGTTTTATTCAAAACTTTCAAGAAAGAAAAGTcttaaatagattattatattttgaaaacatttGAATGATCGATTCATTACTGCTTTTTCAAGTAAGCATTAAATCATTCAACTGTTACTCGATAAAGTTAATCTAacaatattgtttttttagtGGAGAAATAATTGAAGAACTTTCTGTGAATTAAACATGAAAGTTTCGATAAAATTTGCAAGCTGAAAAGAACACCCACCATTTATCGAGATATGATCAAAAAGAATGTTGCACTACCTTTGTAGAGGAGATAAATCATAGCTATGAATTGAACTTGATATATTTGGAATTCTACATGATTTGAAGGGGCATTTACATCTTTTTCAACGTTTAAAAGGGACCCCTTATGGGCTAAATTCACCAATGGCGCCACGAATCGCCCATTAAATCATTACACACGAATGGCGGGTGAaggaattgaaatgaaaccaatccaataatttaaattcaaaaaaaaactcatgACTCAAATTGTTGAGAAATTGGAGAAAATGTTTAACAAGTTTTCAAGAGTGTCCGGGTGAAATTTTCTCGCAAATAAATAACACGGTCGTCTGATTCCATTCCGCAGGCAAGGTTGAATTAGCCTTTTCTTCTGTAACAGATAATAAAACCCAAGGAAAAGTTCAGAAAAACTATGAGGATGATCACACTTTTTAAACATGAACAGCAAATTCTTACTAATTACTCTTTACCTGATTATCACTTGTTACGTGCTCACTTATATCAACAGACTACACAAAGATAAACATAGAATGATTAGATTAATGGTGAAGATAAACAAGGGTAAGTAGATTTCTCTATAGTCCTTAGAGTTATacattaattcttaattaattagtctTTGTATATCAAAAATTGATCCAAAACATCTTTATTGTTACTTATGTTAATTACTTCTGATTAACAAGCGGTAAATATCGTTACATCActtatgaaattaatcaaaatataaacataaGAGGTACATTAAGCAACATGAAtgtttttaagtaattttttttaatcgtaTGAGAATCAATctactaaaaattaatgtctaaccacttttaaaaaaaaatatgggcTAATTTTGGATTATACCGTGAATTGATTGACAcctccttatttttttaaaaccttaatttatccttatttttgttaagaaggtaagaaaaaaaaaatgaccccattttttttcttaatttttgaacaaaaataaggTTAACTTACAACTTTTAAAAGTAAGAGAGTGATTCAAATAGTCAATTCATGAGAggaataatctaaaatttacccgaaaaaatattacatacCGTAATATTCTTTATAAGTTCAGAGGTAACATCAGAAGCCTTGTACATTTTTGGATGAAACTTTTTCTCAGACCAATCGACATGAGTTAGGGACCAATTAGAAATTCCGCCAGGATCAATAATCTgggagtgaaaaaaaaaaaaaaaaaatatatatatatatatatatatatatatatatatatatatatatatatatatatatatatatatatatatatatatatatatgtagaaGTAACTAGAAGATGATAAAATAAGAAGgtcaaatttgataaatatatattctcaCATTGAAAAGTGTTGGCAAGTAATGTTCATCTGCAACGCAATAACTGCGATTGCGCTCAGGGTTTAGCTGCATTATCTTTataagagaaagaagaaaaagaaacaaaaaacatACACATCAAATTAAATGTAATTGTTGCTATCAAACTTGAGAaggttttgaaaattaattatcagaaattgatttaaaaagcAGAAATATACCAAGCAAACATCTCGGAATTTTGGGTAGTAAAGATTGTCGGCCAATGTTATCACTGCATGTTGTCGCTTCATTGCGAACCACTGCCACCAAATTAAGGAAATGGGGAAACGAAACCCGTTAAAAACATGCTCAATATATTGATAAATACATAAACAGAGTAAGACTAATCTAAGCTAAATAGATCCTTCATCGGGAGAGCCCAACGGTAATAACTCATACCCTCAACATTGAGTGCAAGATTTCAAGCTCTCAAAGGGTAGTCTTTTTTTGCATAGGGGTAAATATTTCTCCAGTAATTATGGAAGTATATTTTTGAGCTATTACTCGATAGATATTTCATTTAGAAATCGATATGTAATGGCCATTACCTGTGATGCATTTAGATCAAAAGAGATTCTTAACTCTACAAATGTATATATTCAGACTTAATGCACTACAAATTCAAGCTGCTTTCTAATGGTCATGTATTTAAAGAtgtaataactaaaaaaaaaaggtcaaatATATCCCGtctacaaataaataataatatatacataattaaataaacttagaTCAAATGGTATTCTTAACTCTACATATGCATTACCTGTGATCcctttctaaaatttttcttttcaatttcggGTAACATGCCTGTTGAATACCTACCGTTTCCGGCGAAACCTGGATCGTAAAAGctttagaaaaagaaaggaaaacaaGTGATTAGCAGaaacaattaaaagtaatCAGTAATTGGTATaagtttataatttcaaattcagGAACCACCAATCTTATAGTACTTTATATACTAATTTGACGTTAGACTTACCAGTCCATGAAACTTAGATGTGAATATATCAAGTAGTTGTAGATATAGTCAAAGTTATACAATGGTACACAACTGCAATACCCGAAAATGATTTAGAAATTGATACATAATGGcattatttaaatagagaAACAGATCATTGAAGTAATAtgttaagtttttaattttaattgcctTTCTGAAAGTAACACAAAACGTTGGTTTTCAGGATCTTTAAGAGCATTTGCTAGTAATCGTCTTTCGGCATCAACCATTGAAATTTTCCCCCACCTCACCTgcaaatagagaaattttgaaatgcatCGCATGATTTTTATTAGATGATCTCATTGGAACTATCATATGATATTGAATTCACAGATACAAGAAAAAGTTAATCACTGAACCTCGGCACTGCGTATATCGCGATTAACAAAATGAGGGCTTATGCATATAAGTTTTCCCTTAGATACATGGACGTACACAGAGAACTTTCCCTCGTGTCCCTGCTtgcaaggaaaaaaaaaatcaaaataaaagattttgttACAAGCATCATGAAAATGTGGGGGGATTGACACTTCCCCAGTTTTTTGGGTTTACAGTTATCCCTCATCAACTTcgtaatatttttgttacaatattaagcgtttattttaaaaaaggcaGGCGTGGTCAAagcacaaattattttctagcCCCCCTACTTGCCAAGATTCAGAGTTAGGTTGTCCCTTTCTTGACTTGAAAGCTATTCGGTTAAACTCTtgagagaaaacaaaaggaGGTAATTCAATTGGAGATGAACAATATCAACAATGTTGTAAGAAGATGCATATGtcattattcataatttttcagtcaaaaaataaataaattgcaatggttgttttatcattgatatagtttttttttttttaaataaaagttttgacATCAAGGGAATAAAGagatattatgaaaaatatagagagacaagtaataaaaattatgaaatataaaagtaCCATGAATAAGAAAGTCAATCATCACCTAATCAATCAAGGATAGCTGTGCATTTCATTTGAGATACAAACTGTATTATGAAATAGAAGACTCTTGGAGGAGATGTCTTCTTAGCGACTGAATCAGCTCCtagtgatgaagaagaagaagaaggagctGTGAGGAAGGAAATGATTGCACTAGTCCCACACCAATAGGCAGACACAGGGAGTAGAATATGCTCTTTGAAGGTTGTTAATCAATAGGAGAAGATAGGTACGCACAGAAGTCGCTGCAATTGCTATTTTATTCCCATTCAGAGTCAGTTGGATCAGAACCAGCAACGGATCCTACTATTAGTTTATGGTCTCCGCCTTTCGGAAtagtttattataattaaactcCACTCcctaataaaattgatatctAAACTTAAAGAGTAAAGTGTACATCTTAAATtctttgataaataatttattaatgaaacagaaattaaataaaaacaagaaagagattaataaaatctaaatttgcGTACGTTGAAAAATTTATCCCAGAGCAATTCGAAAGGCAAGGAACCTCGAGTCATAAACATGAAGGCAACTTTCGGATTCTTGGATCGAACAGGATCTAAAATCTCCTTCATCACAACTCGGGATGCAATTTCTTCATATTCTCTCAGAATTTCAGAAGCAGCTGGTTCAGAAAAAGCGCTTCTGCAACCACTGGAAGTATTAAATACGTTGCAGCCAGAATTGtatttttgaatattagaaaaaactaGAAACAAGCAGGCCAAAGAAAGTAAAGTAACAATCCATGTTGGCCTAGAGATATGGCGAGGCCGAGGATGAATTTGCAAgaccatttttccttttttcagaTGCTGATGAAGCACTTTATGCAAAACCACTTCCAGGTAAACCTCCATATACAGGCATacatactatatatataatgggaAAAGTTTGGACTGGTTTATGTGAATTCATCATTTAAAATTGGTAAGAATATCGAAATTAATGAGAGAATCTTGATATGATATGAACAACTCATGAGAGAATCTAATAGTGATATGAAAGataagttatttaaatttaccaACTTAAGGTTCTACAAATGattatgtaatatttttctatttccatttttcttcccTCTAGAGCTCAGCTGGAACTACAGTGTAGAGACAATCCTTGAGTCTTTGTAGTTTGAATTAATTACCCATTGAGTccataaacttttaaaatttattcaaaaagtCTTTATCATATATCCATCAATGGTCGGATTTCATTGACGACTTTCGTTGATTTTCTGATTGTGTACCTGTGTCCAATGTATGATGTTCTATAATTACAACTCTTCccctttgttttattttcctattacacttattattctttcattttataaacctcaaaaaaaaaatcctatttTATCTTCATCCtctactttattttttctgaatCTCTCCCAGTTTTTCATTTaggaaaaatatcaaaacacattaaaactgtttgaaaaaggaaagaaatgcACGTACAACAAAATTAACCAAATATGATCGCGAGGTTTATATCAGTTATCAATATTACAAAGGAAATGAAAAGGGAAGATTCTACCCCGATATTTTGTGACAAGAAGAGTAAACAACCTTGTTCGGAAATTTCATTCGTTTAAGGCTTTACAAAAATtcatcataaattaaaaatacaacatTGATAGCCCAAttggagaagagagagaaataaatGGACAACAAATTACCCCGCCCCAAAGGAAAGCAAAAAGCAACAGTGTATTGCTTAGCCTTCAGTCTTGTGACTCAACCTTATACATATTGTTGCCTCTTCCACCTATGAAATTTTGCTTAGGGAACTTTCGTAGCTTCGATAATGTACGAGCAATTTACAACTTTGCAAGTTATATGCGGTCGATCCGaccaaagaataaaaagaaaagaccaaaaaatatttcacttaAGTATTGTATTTGTATTGTAAGTGAATCTAGTGATACATGCGGAGCACAGTGGTGCTGTATGACTTGTAGCAGTTGAATACTGAATAGCTCTCTGAGCTGATGTGGCACAGTTAGTTTAGTTAGTTTAGCTTATATGAAGCTCAAGGCAGCTTATATGAAGCTCAAGGCACCTGTGTGTGTCTGATGTAGGAAGCATATAgggtaaaataaattaagaattctAGATTTTGGGTCTATttagtatttaatattttattaagatttatcttgttttattaaacttatttaaatcacatttgtaattttagtctagttaaaattttagataattcCTCTTATTTGAGAAGAATTAGGACTAAGTTAATCATGGTTGTTATCCTAATTTATTGCAACacctttaaaattttcatcaataatattatagatTATTGTCTTTTGGAATTTATTTTGTCGTTAATTTGATGTTTCTCTCTTtagaagggggaaaaaagacAGCAACAATGATTTCAAGAGAAAGTTATGCTCAATTTGAAGATCAAATTACAAGGGGGATAAAGCGACTCTAACAAACACAAAACCATTCATTAGAAATATGACATGAATCAATAAAAGCCTTAGAGTCAATGCAAGCCTAAATTAAGACAATGGAAAGAAACATTACTTGgcataaaataagataaaccctaataaaatattatatattaaattgacTCTAAATCTATAATTCTTAGTTTATTCTATCCTACATGCCTCCTACATTAATGTATAACAAATTATTGTGAAGCATTTAGCTTCTATAAATATGTAACCAGAATTCATTCTAT from Citrus sinensis cultivar Valencia sweet orange chromosome 9, DVS_A1.0, whole genome shotgun sequence carries:
- the LOC102612050 gene encoding glycosyltransferase BC10-like; the protein is MEVYLEVVLHKVLHQHLKKGKMVLQIHPRPRHISRPTWIVTLLSLACLFLVFSNIQKYNSGCNVFNTSSGCRSAFSEPAASEILREYEEIASRVVMKEILDPVRSKNPKVAFMFMTRGSLPFELLWDKFFNGHEGKFSVYVHVSKGKLICISPHFVNRDIRSAEVRWGKISMVDAERRLLANALKDPENQRFVLLSESCVPLYNFDYIYNYLIYSHLSFMDCFYDPGFAGNGRYSTGMLPEIEKKNFRKGSQWFAMKRQHAVITLADNLYYPKFRDVCLLNPERNRSYCVADEHYLPTLFNIIDPGGISNWSLTHVDWSEKKFHPKMYKASDVTSELIKNITSVDISEHVTSDNQKKRLIQPCLRNGIRRPCYLFARKFHPDTLENLLNIFSNFSTI